The following coding sequences are from one Thermovenabulum gondwanense window:
- the hisIE gene encoding bifunctional phosphoribosyl-AMP cyclohydrolase/phosphoribosyl-ATP diphosphatase HisIE, translated as MEDNEGLNFDKNSGLIPVVVQDYITGEVLMLAYMNKESYELTLKTGYMHFFSRKRNKIWKKGETSGNIQEVVSLYYDCDGDTILAKVKQKGPACHTGNKTCFFNEIIKKENLVGFEILKDLMVVINKRKNEKKEGSYTCYLFEKGLDKILKKVGEEASEVIIAAKNGSKSEITYEVADLIYHLSVMLSYFDMDWEDILRELKERK; from the coding sequence ATGGAAGATAACGAAGGATTAAATTTTGATAAAAATAGCGGTTTAATACCCGTTGTGGTGCAGGACTATATAACCGGTGAGGTTTTAATGCTTGCATATATGAACAAAGAAAGTTACGAACTTACTTTAAAAACAGGCTACATGCACTTTTTCAGCAGAAAAAGGAATAAGATTTGGAAAAAGGGAGAGACATCGGGAAATATTCAGGAAGTGGTTTCTTTATATTATGATTGCGATGGAGATACTATTTTGGCAAAGGTAAAACAAAAGGGGCCGGCATGTCATACGGGTAATAAAACCTGTTTTTTCAATGAAATTATTAAAAAGGAAAATTTAGTTGGATTTGAAATTTTGAAGGATTTAATGGTGGTTATTAATAAAAGAAAAAATGAAAAAAAAGAAGGCTCCTATACCTGCTACCTTTTTGAAAAAGGTTTAGACAAAATATTAAAAAAGGTAGGCGAAGAGGCATCTGAAGTGATAATAGCGGCAAAAAACGGCTCAAAATCCGAAATAACCTACGAAGTCGCAGACCTTATATATCATTTAAGCGTTATGCTTTCTTACTTTGATATGGACTGGGAGGATATTTTGAGGGAATTGAAAGAGAGAAAATAG
- the hisH gene encoding imidazole glycerol phosphate synthase subunit HisH, with amino-acid sequence MKKVVTLVDYGMGNLGSVKKAFEYLGFEVKLASKGFELERADCMVLPGVGAFKEAMERLKSGGIKEEIRKKVLRDKIPFLGICLGMQLLFEFSYEGESEGLSIFEGKVKLFPKKEGVKIPHMGWNKINVVKDSLLLKGLDGQYFYFVHSYYVDTTDLDLVSSLCIHGLEFTASVERENIFATQFHPEKSGEAGLYLLENFGRLL; translated from the coding sequence GTGAAAAAGGTTGTAACCTTAGTAGACTATGGCATGGGAAACCTCGGCAGTGTTAAAAAGGCTTTCGAGTATTTGGGCTTTGAAGTAAAGTTAGCCTCGAAAGGTTTTGAGCTTGAAAGGGCTGACTGCATGGTGCTTCCCGGGGTCGGTGCTTTTAAGGAGGCAATGGAAAGGTTGAAAAGCGGGGGAATAAAAGAAGAAATAAGGAAAAAGGTGTTGCGGGACAAAATACCTTTTTTAGGGATTTGCCTTGGGATGCAGCTGCTTTTTGAATTCAGTTACGAGGGGGAATCGGAAGGATTAAGCATTTTTGAAGGAAAGGTGAAGCTTTTTCCTAAAAAGGAAGGCGTAAAAATCCCCCACATGGGCTGGAATAAGATAAATGTCGTAAAGGATTCTCTTCTTTTAAAAGGATTGGATGGGCAGTATTTTTATTTTGTACATTCCTATTATGTGGATACTACTGATTTAGATTTAGTCTCTTCTTTGTGCATCCACGGCCTGGAGTTTACTGCAAGCGTTGAAAGAGAAAATATTTTTGCAACCCAGTTTCACCCGGAAAAAAGCGGGGAAGCTGGACTTTACTTATTGGAAAATTTCGGGAGGTTATTATGA
- the hisF gene encoding imidazole glycerol phosphate synthase subunit HisF: MVAKRIVPCLDVKEGRVVKGINFINLIDAGDPVEAAIQYDKMGADELVFLDITASYEKRDIMIEVVEKVAKNVFIPFTVGGGIRTIEDIRKILVAGADKVSINSAAVKNPDLINEASRVFGSQCIVIAIDAKKHPEGYRVYINGGRENTGLDALSWAKEVEKRGAGEILLTSIDRDGTKEGFDLEITELISKNVDIPVIASGGAGNERHFLDVFKIGADAALAASIFHFGEVKIEDLKKFLLENDVEVRNKWKITKD, from the coding sequence ATGGTGGCAAAAAGGATTGTTCCCTGCCTTGATGTCAAGGAGGGGAGGGTTGTAAAAGGGATAAATTTTATAAACCTCATAGACGCAGGAGACCCCGTAGAAGCTGCTATACAATACGACAAAATGGGGGCGGATGAGCTGGTTTTCCTTGATATAACGGCATCTTATGAAAAAAGGGATATAATGATTGAAGTAGTGGAAAAGGTTGCAAAAAATGTATTCATACCCTTTACGGTAGGAGGGGGTATACGCACCATAGAGGATATCAGAAAAATATTGGTTGCAGGAGCGGATAAGGTTTCCATAAATTCCGCTGCGGTTAAAAACCCGGATTTAATTAATGAGGCAAGCAGGGTTTTTGGAAGTCAGTGTATAGTAATTGCTATTGATGCTAAAAAACATCCTGAAGGATACCGGGTATATATAAACGGAGGAAGGGAGAATACAGGCCTTGATGCCCTTTCCTGGGCTAAAGAAGTTGAAAAAAGAGGTGCGGGGGAAATACTCCTGACATCGATTGACAGAGACGGCACAAAAGAGGGCTTTGACCTGGAAATTACGGAGCTCATCTCAAAAAATGTAGATATACCCGTAATTGCATCGGGCGGTGCCGGAAATGAAAGGCATTTTTTGGATGTATTTAAAATAGGTGCGGATGCAGCCCTTGCCGCCTCAATTTTTCATTTTGGAGAGGTTAAAATAGAAGATTTAAAGAAATTCCTTTTGGAAAACGACGTAGAGGTGAGAAATAAATGGAAGATAACGAAGGATTAA
- the hisA gene encoding 1-(5-phosphoribosyl)-5-[(5-phosphoribosylamino)methylideneamino]imidazole-4-carboxamide isomerase encodes MIVFPAVDIKDGRCVRLTQGDFDKETVYSKDPVKQAMYFKNQGAKYLHLVDLDGAKEGVLKNIEIIVEIKRKSGLYVQCGGGIRDFETAKELLDAGIDCIIIGSAFFNRRKEVERMLKEFSREKVALSLDFKKDKIKISGWQESVEMGIDHSVKEAERIGIEKIIFTDITRDGTLEGPNLDAAKRLREIFKGLLIASGGIKSVEDVMKLKQIGIDGVIIGKALYNNDIILSDLLKKI; translated from the coding sequence ATGATAGTATTTCCTGCTGTAGATATAAAAGATGGAAGGTGCGTAAGGCTTACGCAGGGGGATTTTGATAAAGAAACGGTTTACAGTAAGGACCCTGTAAAACAGGCCATGTATTTTAAAAATCAAGGTGCTAAATACCTCCACCTTGTGGACTTAGACGGGGCAAAGGAAGGGGTTTTAAAAAATATTGAAATAATAGTGGAGATAAAAAGAAAATCGGGCCTTTACGTTCAGTGCGGCGGAGGGATAAGGGATTTTGAAACGGCAAAGGAGCTTTTAGATGCGGGAATCGACTGCATTATAATAGGCTCTGCTTTTTTTAACCGTAGGAAAGAAGTTGAAAGGATGCTGAAGGAATTTTCCCGGGAAAAGGTAGCGCTGAGTCTGGACTTTAAAAAGGATAAAATAAAAATATCGGGATGGCAGGAAAGTGTAGAAATGGGGATAGACCATTCTGTCAAAGAAGCTGAAAGAATAGGCATAGAAAAGATAATTTTCACCGACATAACGCGGGACGGGACCCTTGAAGGGCCAAATTTGGATGCCGCGAAAAGGTTGAGAGAAATTTTTAAGGGGCTTTTAATTGCTTCGGGCGGTATTAAAAGCGTAGAAGATGTAATGAAGTTAAAACAAATCGGTATAGATGGTGTCATAATAGGGAAGGCACTTTATAATAACGACATTATTTTAAGCGATCTTCTAAAAAAGATTTAA